The following coding sequences lie in one Niabella agricola genomic window:
- a CDS encoding DNA-directed RNA polymerase subunit omega → MSKLRRHLSVGTPSSVETKSLQEIKNKTGNIYESIAIVSKRANQINISIKEELHNKLDEFASHTDTLEEIHENKEQIEISKAYERMPNPALLATQEFLDDKIYYRKAEDELFS, encoded by the coding sequence ATGAGCAAATTAAGAAGGCATCTTAGTGTTGGTACTCCCAGTAGCGTAGAAACCAAAAGCCTGCAGGAGATAAAAAATAAAACCGGCAATATTTATGAATCTATTGCCATTGTTAGCAAAAGAGCCAACCAGATCAATATTTCTATAAAGGAAGAACTGCACAACAAACTGGATGAATTTGCCAGCCATACTGATACGCTGGAAGAGATTCATGAAAATAAAGAGCAGATCGAGATCTCAAAGGCATATGAAAGAATGCCGAACCCTGCCCTGCTGGCTACACAGGAGTTTCTTGATGATAAAATTTATTACCGCAAGGCTGAAGACGAATTGTTCAGCTAG
- a CDS encoding outer membrane protein assembly factor BamD — MRFFVIISALFLMSSCGPGMNKILKSKDAAYKLKMADAFYAKKKYNKAQLIYEDILPYYKTTPQFQDIYYKYAYTAYYQRDYAMAENYFKTFMESFPNSPKFEEMEYMRAYNFYKQSPKPELDQSNTFKAIGAMQTFINTHPSSVRLPEANRILDELRSKLEIKDYKSAKLYYDMGFYRAAGVSFAALLENFPESQLADEYKMMSVKSYYLFAENSIIDKKPERFREVMGECKEFIDRFPESKYKADIEKYMAMSQSQIQKFSNNEQIKKAS; from the coding sequence CGGGCATGAATAAGATTTTAAAAAGCAAGGATGCTGCCTATAAATTGAAAATGGCAGATGCGTTTTACGCCAAAAAGAAGTATAATAAGGCGCAATTGATCTATGAGGACATTCTGCCTTATTATAAAACAACGCCTCAATTCCAGGATATTTACTATAAATACGCATATACAGCTTATTACCAGCGGGATTATGCCATGGCTGAAAACTACTTTAAAACATTCATGGAAAGTTTTCCCAACAGCCCCAAATTTGAGGAAATGGAATATATGCGGGCTTATAACTTTTATAAGCAATCGCCCAAACCCGAGCTGGATCAAAGTAATACCTTTAAGGCCATTGGCGCCATGCAGACCTTTATCAATACCCATCCCAGTTCTGTACGGCTGCCCGAGGCCAACCGGATTCTGGATGAGCTGAGAAGCAAGCTCGAGATCAAGGACTATAAAAGCGCAAAGCTATACTATGATATGGGCTTTTACCGGGCCGCGGGTGTAAGCTTTGCCGCTCTGCTGGAGAATTTTCCAGAGTCCCAGCTTGCGGATGAGTATAAGATGATGTCGGTAAAATCCTATTATCTTTTTGCCGAAAACAGCATCATTGATAAGAAACCTGAACGTTTCAGAGAAGTGATGGGTGAATGCAAGGAGTTTATCGATCGTTTTCCGGAAAGTAAATATAAAGCCGATATTGAAAAATATATGGCGATGTCACAATCTCAAATTCAAAAATTTAGTAATAATGAGCAAATTAAGAAGGCATCTTAG